The following are encoded in a window of Citrobacter freundii genomic DNA:
- the dnaE gene encoding DNA polymerase III subunit alpha → MSEPRFVHLRVHSDYSMIDGLAKTGPLVKKAAALGMPALAITDFTNLCGLVKFYGAGHGAGIKPIVGADFHVRSEQFGDELTQLTVLAANNTGYQNLTLLISKAYQRGYGSEGPVIDRDWLLDLKEGLILLSGGRMGDVGRSLLRGNSALVDECVTFYEEHFPDCYFLELIRTGRQDEENYLHAAVALAETRGLPVVATNDVRFLETGDFDAHEIRVAIHDGFTLDDPKRPRNYSPQQYMRSEEEMCELFSDIPEALQNTVEIAKRCNVTVRLGEYFLPQFPTGDMTTEDYLVKKSKEGLEERLAFLFPDEAERKEKRPPYDERLDIELQVINQMGFPGYFLIVMEFIQWSKDNGVPVGPGRGSGAGSLVAYALKITDLDPLEFDLLFERFLNPERVSMPDFDVDFCMEKRDQVIEHVAEMYGRDAVSQIITFGTMAAKAVIRDVGRVLGHPYGFVDRISKLVPPDPGMTLAKAFEAEPQLPEIYEADEEVRALIDMARKLEGVTRNAGKHAGGVVIAPTKITDFAPLYCDEEGLHPVTQFDKNDVEYAGLVKFDFLGLRTLTIIDWALKMINPRRAKQGLEPIDIAAIPLDDKKCFDMLQRSETTAVFQLESRGMKDLIKRLQPDCFEDMIALVALFRPGPLQSGMVDNFIDRKHGREEISYPDVQWQHECLKPVLEPTYGIILYQEQVMQIAQELSGYTLGGADMLRRAMGKKKPEEMAKQRGTFEEGARKRGVDGELAIKIFDLVEKFAGYGFNKSHSAAYALVSYQTLWLKTHYPAEFMAAVMTADMDNTEKVVGLVDECWRMGLKILPPDINSGLYHFHVNDDGEIVYGIGAIKGVGEGPIEAIIEARNKGGYFRELFDLCARTDIKKLNRRVLEKLIMSGAFDRLGPHRAALMNSLNDALKAADQHAKAEAIGQADMFGVLAEEPEQIEQSYANCTPWPEQVVLDGERETLGLYLTGHPINQYLKEIERYVGGHRLKDMHPTERGKVTTAAGLVIAARVMVTKRGNRIGICTLDDRSGRLEVMLFTDALDKYQHLLEKDRILIVSGQVSFDDFSGGLKMMAREVMDIDEAREKYARGLAISLTDRQIDDQLLNRLRQSLEPHRSGTIPVHLYYQRADARARLRFGATWRVSPSDRLLNDLRGLIGSEQVELEFD, encoded by the coding sequence ATGTCTGAACCACGTTTCGTCCACCTGCGGGTGCACAGCGACTACTCCATGATTGATGGGTTGGCAAAAACGGGGCCGCTGGTGAAAAAGGCGGCCGCGTTGGGCATGCCTGCACTGGCGATCACCGATTTTACCAACCTGTGTGGTTTGGTGAAGTTTTACGGAGCGGGTCACGGTGCGGGCATTAAACCGATTGTTGGTGCTGATTTTCATGTCCGTAGCGAGCAGTTTGGCGACGAGTTGACGCAACTAACGGTGCTGGCGGCCAATAATACGGGCTATCAGAATCTGACGTTGTTGATATCAAAAGCCTATCAACGTGGCTATGGATCCGAAGGACCGGTCATCGACAGAGACTGGTTGCTTGATTTAAAAGAAGGCTTAATTTTACTTTCCGGTGGTCGCATGGGCGACGTCGGACGGAGCTTGCTACGCGGTAACAGCGCGCTGGTTGATGAGTGCGTCACGTTTTATGAAGAACATTTCCCCGATTGTTATTTTCTGGAACTGATCCGTACCGGCAGGCAGGACGAAGAGAATTATTTGCATGCCGCAGTGGCGCTGGCCGAAACGCGGGGTCTGCCGGTGGTGGCGACCAACGATGTTCGCTTCCTTGAAACCGGAGATTTTGACGCGCATGAGATCCGCGTGGCGATCCATGATGGTTTCACACTCGATGATCCGAAACGTCCGCGCAACTATTCGCCGCAGCAGTATATGCGCAGCGAAGAAGAGATGTGCGAGCTGTTTTCCGACATTCCGGAAGCGCTGCAAAATACCGTCGAGATAGCCAAGCGCTGTAACGTGACGGTGCGTCTGGGTGAATACTTCCTGCCGCAGTTCCCGACCGGAGATATGACCACCGAAGACTATCTGGTTAAAAAATCGAAAGAAGGTCTGGAAGAGCGTCTGGCGTTTTTGTTCCCGGATGAAGCCGAACGCAAAGAGAAGCGCCCACCTTACGACGAACGCCTGGACATTGAACTTCAGGTTATCAACCAGATGGGGTTCCCGGGCTACTTCCTGATCGTCATGGAGTTTATCCAGTGGTCGAAAGACAACGGCGTGCCGGTCGGACCTGGCCGTGGTTCCGGTGCCGGCTCACTGGTGGCCTATGCGCTAAAAATTACCGATCTCGATCCGCTGGAATTTGACCTGCTGTTCGAACGTTTCCTTAACCCGGAACGTGTCTCGATGCCTGACTTCGACGTTGACTTCTGTATGGAGAAACGCGACCAGGTGATTGAACATGTGGCGGAAATGTATGGTCGTGACGCGGTATCACAGATTATTACCTTCGGTACGATGGCAGCAAAAGCGGTTATCCGCGACGTGGGCCGCGTACTGGGGCATCCGTACGGGTTTGTCGACAGGATTTCTAAACTGGTGCCACCCGATCCGGGGATGACGCTGGCAAAAGCCTTTGAGGCAGAGCCGCAGCTGCCAGAAATCTACGAAGCGGACGAAGAGGTCAGGGCGCTGATCGACATGGCGCGTAAGCTGGAAGGCGTCACGCGTAATGCCGGTAAGCATGCGGGCGGCGTGGTTATTGCGCCCACTAAAATTACCGACTTTGCTCCGCTCTATTGTGATGAAGAAGGTCTTCATCCGGTCACTCAGTTTGATAAAAATGACGTGGAATACGCCGGGTTGGTTAAGTTTGACTTCCTGGGTCTGCGTACGCTGACGATCATTGACTGGGCGCTGAAAATGATCAACCCGCGTCGGGCAAAGCAGGGACTGGAGCCGATTGACATCGCCGCCATCCCGCTCGACGATAAAAAATGTTTTGATATGCTGCAGCGCTCGGAGACAACCGCCGTCTTCCAGCTTGAATCTCGCGGCATGAAGGATCTGATCAAACGCCTGCAGCCTGACTGCTTCGAAGATATGATAGCCCTGGTGGCGTTGTTCCGCCCAGGCCCACTGCAGTCGGGAATGGTAGATAACTTTATCGACCGTAAGCACGGGCGAGAAGAGATATCCTACCCGGATGTACAATGGCAGCATGAGTGCCTGAAACCTGTTCTGGAGCCGACGTACGGCATTATCCTGTATCAGGAACAGGTCATGCAGATTGCCCAGGAGCTGTCTGGTTATACTCTTGGCGGCGCGGATATGCTGCGCCGTGCGATGGGTAAGAAAAAGCCGGAAGAAATGGCCAAGCAGCGCGGCACCTTTGAAGAAGGGGCAAGAAAGCGCGGCGTAGACGGTGAGCTGGCGATCAAAATCTTTGACCTGGTGGAGAAATTCGCCGGGTACGGGTTTAACAAATCGCACTCCGCAGCCTATGCGCTGGTGTCTTACCAGACGCTATGGTTGAAAACGCATTACCCCGCCGAGTTTATGGCCGCGGTAATGACCGCCGATATGGATAACACTGAGAAAGTGGTCGGACTGGTGGATGAATGCTGGCGTATGGGGCTGAAAATCCTGCCGCCGGATATCAACTCCGGGCTGTATCATTTCCACGTAAATGATGATGGCGAGATTGTGTATGGCATCGGCGCGATAAAAGGCGTGGGTGAAGGCCCCATTGAAGCTATTATTGAAGCGCGTAACAAAGGTGGCTATTTCCGCGAGCTGTTCGATCTCTGTGCCCGTACGGATATCAAAAAGCTAAACCGCCGGGTGCTGGAAAAACTGATCATGTCCGGGGCGTTTGACCGCCTTGGCCCGCATCGCGCCGCACTGATGAATTCGCTGAACGACGCGCTTAAAGCCGCCGATCAGCACGCAAAAGCCGAAGCCATCGGTCAGGCCGATATGTTTGGCGTTCTGGCCGAAGAGCCGGAACAAATTGAACAATCCTATGCCAACTGCACGCCGTGGCCGGAGCAGGTGGTATTAGATGGTGAGCGTGAAACGTTAGGGCTTTACCTGACGGGACACCCCATCAACCAGTATTTAAAAGAAATTGAGCGCTATGTCGGAGGCCACAGGCTGAAAGACATGCATCCGACAGAACGTGGTAAAGTTACCACGGCTGCGGGGCTCGTCATTGCTGCGCGGGTAATGGTCACCAAGCGCGGCAATCGTATCGGCATCTGCACGCTGGATGACCGTTCCGGGCGTCTGGAAGTGATGTTATTTACCGATGCCCTGGATAAATACCAGCATTTGCTGGAAAAAGACCGCATACTTATCGTCAGCGGACAGGTCAGCTTTGATGACTTCAGCGGTGGGCTTAAAATGATGGCCCGTGAAGTCATGGATATTGACGAAGCCCGGGAAAAATACGCTCGCGGGCTTGCTATCTCGCTGACGGACAGGCAAATTGATGACCAGCTTTTAAACCGACTCCGTCAGTCTCTGGAACCCCACCGCTCGGGGACAATTCCAGTACATCTCTACTATCAGAGGGCGGATGCACGTGCGCGGTTGCGTTTTGGCGCAACGTGGCGTGTCTCTCCGAGCGATCGTTTACTGAACGATCTCCGTGGCCTTATTGGTTCGGAGCAGGTGGAACTGGAGTTTGACTAA
- the fabZ gene encoding 3-hydroxyacyl-ACP dehydratase FabZ, which translates to MTTNTHTLQIEEILELLPHRFPFLLVDRVLDFEEGRFLRAVKNVSVNEPFFQGHFPGKPIFPGVLILEAMAQATGILAFKSVGKLEPGELYYFAGIDEARFKRPVVPGDQMIMEVTFEKTRRGLTRFKGVALVDGKVVCEATMMCARSREA; encoded by the coding sequence TTGACTACTAACACTCATACTCTGCAAATTGAAGAGATTTTAGAACTTCTGCCGCACCGTTTTCCGTTTTTGCTGGTTGATCGTGTGCTGGATTTTGAAGAAGGTCGTTTTCTGCGCGCAGTGAAAAATGTATCCGTTAACGAGCCTTTCTTCCAGGGCCACTTCCCGGGTAAACCGATTTTCCCTGGCGTGCTGATTCTGGAAGCAATGGCCCAGGCAACGGGTATTCTGGCGTTTAAAAGCGTAGGAAAACTGGAGCCAGGCGAGCTGTATTATTTCGCTGGTATCGATGAAGCACGCTTCAAGCGTCCTGTCGTACCTGGCGATCAGATGATCATGGAAGTCACTTTCGAGAAAACGCGCCGTGGCCTGACCCGTTTTAAAGGGGTTGCACTGGTTGACGGTAAAGTTGTGTGCGAAGCAACGATGATGTGTGCCCGTAGCCGGGAGGCCTAA
- the lpxA gene encoding acyl-ACP--UDP-N-acetylglucosamine O-acyltransferase — MIDKSAFIHPTAIVEEGASIGANAHIGPFCIVGPHVEIGEGTVLKSHVVVNGHTKIGRDNEIYQFASIGEVNQDLKYAGEPTRVEIGDRNRIRESVTIHRGTVQGGGLTKVGSDNLLMINAHVAHDCTIGNRCILANNATLAGHVSLDDFVIIGGMTAVHQFCIIGAHVMVGGCSGVAQDVPPYVIAQGNHATPFGVNIEGLKRRGFTREAITAIRNAYKALYRSGKTLEEVKPEIAELAKQYPDVQAFSDFFERSTRGLIR; from the coding sequence GTGATTGATAAATCCGCCTTTATTCACCCGACCGCCATTGTGGAAGAGGGCGCCAGTATTGGTGCCAATGCCCACATTGGACCTTTTTGTATTGTTGGACCCCACGTTGAAATTGGTGAGGGTACCGTACTGAAGTCTCACGTTGTCGTGAATGGCCATACTAAAATTGGTCGCGATAACGAGATCTATCAGTTTGCCTCCATCGGCGAAGTAAACCAGGATCTGAAGTATGCTGGCGAACCGACCCGCGTGGAAATTGGCGATCGCAACCGCATCCGCGAAAGCGTCACCATTCATCGTGGCACAGTGCAAGGCGGTGGGTTGACGAAGGTGGGCAGCGATAACTTACTGATGATCAACGCGCACGTTGCGCATGATTGTACGATTGGTAATCGCTGTATTCTGGCGAATAACGCCACGCTTGCCGGACACGTTTCGTTGGATGATTTCGTTATCATCGGCGGGATGACGGCGGTGCATCAGTTCTGCATCATCGGCGCACATGTGATGGTTGGTGGTTGTTCTGGTGTTGCTCAGGACGTTCCGCCGTACGTTATCGCCCAAGGTAATCATGCCACGCCATTTGGCGTCAACATCGAAGGTCTGAAGCGTCGCGGGTTCACCCGTGAAGCGATTACCGCGATCCGTAACGCCTATAAAGCGTTATATCGCAGTGGTAAAACTCTGGAAGAAGTGAAGCCGGAAATCGCCGAGCTGGCGAAGCAGTACCCGGATGTTCAGGCTTTCAGTGATTTCTTTGAACGCTCAACGCGTGGCCTGATTCGTTAA
- the skp gene encoding molecular chaperone Skp produces the protein MKKWLLAAGLGLAMATSAQAADKIAIVNMGSLFQQVAQKTGVSNTLENEFKGRASELQRMESDLQSKMQRLQSMKAGSDRTKLEKDVMAQRQTFSQKAQAFEQDRARRSNEERGKLVTRIQTAVKSVASSQSIDLVVDANTVAYNSSDVKDITADVLKQVK, from the coding sequence GTGAAAAAGTGGTTATTAGCTGCAGGTCTCGGTTTAGCGATGGCAACGTCCGCACAGGCTGCTGACAAAATTGCAATCGTCAATATGGGTAGCCTGTTCCAACAGGTTGCACAGAAGACTGGTGTTTCTAATACGCTGGAAAACGAGTTCAAAGGCCGCGCCAGCGAACTGCAGCGCATGGAATCCGATCTGCAATCTAAAATGCAGCGTCTGCAATCCATGAAAGCAGGTAGCGATCGTACTAAGCTGGAAAAAGACGTTATGGCTCAGCGCCAGACTTTCTCTCAGAAAGCGCAAGCTTTTGAGCAGGATCGTGCACGTCGTTCCAACGAAGAACGTGGCAAACTGGTTACGCGTATCCAGACAGCCGTGAAATCTGTCGCTAGCAGCCAGAGCATCGATCTGGTCGTTGACGCAAACACCGTTGCTTACAACAGCAGCGATGTTAAAGACATCACCGCTGACGTACTGAAACAGGTTAAATAA
- the lpxD gene encoding UDP-3-O-(3-hydroxymyristoyl)glucosamine N-acyltransferase: MPSIRLADLAEQLDAELHGDGDIVITGVASMQSAQTGNITFMVNPKYREHLSLCQASAVVMTQDDLPFAKSAALVVKNPYLTYARMAQILDTTPQPAQNIAPSAVIDATAKLGSNVSVGANAVIESGVELGDNVVIGAGCFVGKNTKIGAGSRLWANVTIYHDIQIGEHCLIQSSTVVGSDGFGYANDRGNWVKIPQLGRVIIGDRVEIGACTTIDRGALDDTVIGNGVIIDNQCQIAHNVVIGDNTAVAGGVIMAGSLKIGRYCMIGGASVINGHMEICDKVTVTGMGMVMRPITEPGVYSSGIPLQPNKVWRKTAALVMNIDDMSKRLKAIERKVNQQD; encoded by the coding sequence ATGCCTTCAATTCGACTGGCTGATTTAGCAGAGCAGTTGGATGCAGAATTACACGGTGATGGCGATATCGTCATCACCGGCGTAGCGTCCATGCAATCTGCGCAAACTGGCAATATTACGTTCATGGTGAATCCTAAGTACCGTGAGCATTTAAGCCTGTGCCAGGCTTCTGCCGTTGTGATGACGCAGGACGATCTTCCTTTTGCTAAGAGTGCTGCGCTGGTAGTGAAGAACCCCTACCTGACCTATGCACGAATGGCGCAAATTTTAGATACCACGCCTCAGCCGGCACAGAACATTGCACCCAGTGCAGTGATTGATGCGACGGCAAAGCTGGGTAGCAATGTCTCTGTTGGCGCAAATGCGGTCATCGAGTCTGGCGTAGAACTGGGCGATAACGTGGTTATCGGTGCAGGCTGTTTCGTCGGAAAAAACACAAAAATCGGCGCAGGTTCACGCTTGTGGGCGAATGTGACGATTTATCACGATATCCAGATCGGTGAACATTGCCTGATCCAGTCCAGCACCGTTGTCGGATCTGACGGCTTTGGCTATGCGAACGATCGTGGTAATTGGGTGAAGATCCCACAGCTTGGTCGCGTAATTATTGGCGATCGTGTCGAGATCGGCGCTTGCACGACCATCGATCGTGGCGCTCTGGACGATACCGTGATCGGCAATGGTGTTATCATTGATAACCAGTGCCAGATTGCGCATAACGTTGTGATTGGCGACAATACGGCGGTAGCCGGTGGCGTCATTATGGCGGGCAGCCTGAAGATTGGCCGTTACTGCATGATTGGCGGCGCCAGTGTGATCAATGGGCATATGGAAATATGCGACAAAGTCACGGTCACTGGTATGGGTATGGTGATGCGTCCTATCACCGAACCAGGCGTCTATTCCTCAGGCATTCCGCTACAGCCCAACAAGGTATGGCGTAAAACAGCTGCACTGGTGATGAATATTGATGATATGAGCAAGCGCCTCAAAGCGATTGAGCGCAAGGTTAATCAACAAGACTAA
- the lpxB gene encoding lipid-A-disaccharide synthase — translation MTEQRPLTIALVAGETSGDILGAGLIRALKARVPNARFVGVAGPLMQAEGCEAWYEMEELAVMGIVEVLGRLRRLLHIRADLTRRFTDLKPDVFVGIDAPDFNITLEGNLKKQGIKTIHYVSPSVWAWRQKRVFKIGRSTNMVLAFLPFEKAFYDKFNVPCRFIGHTMADAMPLEPDKNAARDVLGIPHDAHCLALLPGSRGAEVEMLSADFLKTAQLLRQQYPDLEVVVPLVNAKRREQFERIKAEVAPELSVHLLDGMGREAMVASDAALLASGTAALECMLAKCPMVVGYRMKPFTFWLAKRLVKTDYVSLPNLLAGRELVKELLQDECEPQALAKALQPLLANGKTSHAMHDTFRDLHQQIRCNADEQAADAVLELAQ, via the coding sequence ATGACTGAGCAGCGTCCATTAACGATTGCCCTCGTCGCCGGAGAAACCTCCGGCGATATTCTTGGTGCAGGATTAATTCGCGCACTCAAGGCGCGTGTACCCAATGCCCGTTTTGTTGGCGTGGCAGGTCCGCTGATGCAGGCCGAAGGCTGTGAAGCCTGGTACGAAATGGAAGAGTTGGCGGTGATGGGCATTGTTGAAGTGCTCGGACGCCTGCGCCGTTTACTGCATATTCGCGCCGATCTGACTCGTCGTTTTACCGATCTCAAGCCGGACGTTTTCGTTGGCATTGATGCACCTGATTTTAATATTACCCTTGAAGGGAACTTGAAAAAACAGGGCATTAAAACCATTCATTACGTCAGCCCTTCCGTGTGGGCATGGCGACAGAAACGTGTTTTCAAAATAGGCAGATCCACCAATATGGTGCTGGCCTTTCTGCCTTTCGAAAAAGCGTTTTATGACAAATTTAATGTCCCGTGCCGCTTTATCGGCCACACCATGGCGGACGCCATGCCGTTGGAACCGGATAAAAACGCGGCTCGCGACGTGCTGGGTATTCCCCATGATGCGCACTGCCTGGCACTATTGCCAGGAAGCCGGGGCGCTGAAGTGGAGATGCTTAGCGCTGATTTTCTGAAAACAGCACAGTTGCTACGCCAGCAGTATCCCGATCTCGAAGTGGTCGTGCCGCTGGTGAATGCCAAACGACGAGAACAGTTTGAGCGCATTAAAGCTGAGGTAGCACCGGAACTTTCCGTACATCTGCTTGATGGGATGGGACGCGAAGCGATGGTTGCCAGCGATGCAGCGCTGTTGGCTTCAGGCACGGCAGCGCTGGAGTGTATGCTGGCGAAGTGCCCGATGGTTGTCGGCTACCGTATGAAACCCTTCACGTTCTGGCTGGCGAAACGTCTGGTGAAAACCGATTATGTTTCGTTGCCGAACCTGCTGGCGGGAAGAGAATTAGTCAAAGAGCTGTTGCAGGATGAATGCGAACCGCAGGCGTTGGCGAAAGCGCTGCAGCCGTTGCTGGCGAATGGCAAAACCAGCCATGCGATGCACGATACGTTCCGCGACCTGCACCAGCAGATCCGTTGTAATGCCGATGAGCAGGCGGCGGATGCAGTCCTGGAGTTAGCACAATGA
- the rnhB gene encoding ribonuclease HII, producing the protein MIEFVYPHTHLVAGVDEVGRGPLVGAVVTAAVILDPARPIVGLNDSKKLSEKRRLALYDEIKEKALSWSLGRAEPHEIDELNILHATMLAMQRAVAGLHITPEYVLIDGNRCPVLPMPSMAVVKGDSRVAEISAASILAKVTRDAEMATLDTVFPQYGFAQHKGYPTAFHLAALIEHGATEHHRRSFGPVKRALGLTS; encoded by the coding sequence ATGATTGAATTTGTTTATCCACATACGCATTTAGTGGCGGGTGTGGATGAAGTAGGACGAGGCCCTTTGGTCGGGGCTGTGGTGACAGCTGCTGTTATTCTTGATCCAGCGCGTCCGATAGTCGGTCTGAACGACTCCAAAAAACTCTCTGAAAAGCGTCGTCTGGCGCTTTACGATGAAATCAAAGAAAAAGCGTTAAGCTGGAGCCTGGGACGGGCGGAACCGCATGAAATTGACGAGCTGAATATTCTGCATGCCACCATGCTGGCCATGCAGCGCGCGGTGGCCGGTTTGCACATTACGCCTGAATACGTGCTGATTGACGGTAATCGTTGCCCGGTATTGCCGATGCCGTCGATGGCGGTGGTGAAAGGGGACAGTCGCGTGGCGGAAATCAGCGCAGCGTCTATTTTGGCGAAAGTCACCCGCGATGCGGAGATGGCGACGCTGGATACGGTTTTCCCGCAGTACGGCTTTGCGCAGCACAAAGGCTACCCAACAGCTTTTCATCTGGCGGCGCTTATAGAGCATGGCGCGACAGAACACCACCGTCGCAGCTTTGGCCCTGTTAAACGCGCACTGGGACTCACGTCCTGA
- the accA gene encoding acetyl-CoA carboxylase carboxyl transferase subunit alpha, with protein MSLNFLDFEQPIAELEAKIDSLTAVSRQDEKLDINIDEEVHRLREKSVELTRKIFADLGAWQVAQLARHPQRPYTLDYVRLAFDEFDELAGDRAYADDKAIVGGIARLDGRPVMIIGHQKGRETKEKIRRNFGMPAPEGYRKALRLMEMAERFKMPIITFIDTPGAYPGVGAEERGQSEAIARNLREMSRLSVPVICTVIGEGGSGGALAIGVGDKVNMLQYSTYSVISPEGCASILWKSADKAPLAAEAMGIIAPRLKELKLIDSIVPEPLGGAHRNPEVMAASLKAQLLADLADLDVLSTEELKNRRYQRLMSYGYA; from the coding sequence ATGAGTCTGAATTTCCTTGATTTTGAACAGCCGATTGCAGAGCTGGAAGCAAAAATCGATTCTCTGACTGCGGTGAGCCGTCAGGATGAGAAACTGGATATTAACATCGATGAAGAAGTGCATCGCCTGCGTGAAAAAAGCGTAGAACTGACGCGCAAAATCTTTGCCGATCTTGGCGCATGGCAGGTAGCCCAGCTGGCTCGCCATCCACAGCGTCCGTACACCCTGGATTACGTCCGCCTGGCGTTTGATGAATTTGATGAGCTGGCGGGCGATCGTGCCTATGCGGATGATAAAGCTATCGTCGGCGGCATCGCGCGTCTTGATGGTCGTCCAGTGATGATCATTGGTCATCAGAAAGGCCGCGAGACCAAAGAAAAAATTCGTCGTAACTTCGGCATGCCAGCACCGGAAGGCTATCGCAAAGCGCTGCGCCTGATGGAAATGGCCGAGCGTTTCAAGATGCCGATCATTACCTTCATTGACACCCCTGGGGCTTATCCGGGCGTGGGCGCGGAAGAACGCGGTCAGTCTGAAGCGATTGCGCGTAACCTGCGTGAAATGTCACGTCTGAGCGTACCGGTTATCTGCACCGTTATCGGCGAAGGTGGCTCCGGTGGCGCGCTGGCGATCGGCGTGGGCGATAAAGTGAATATGCTGCAATACAGCACCTATTCTGTTATCTCCCCGGAAGGCTGTGCATCCATTCTGTGGAAAAGCGCAGACAAAGCGCCGTTGGCGGCAGAAGCGATGGGCATTATTGCCCCGCGTCTGAAAGAACTGAAGCTGATCGATTCTATCGTACCGGAACCGCTGGGCGGGGCGCATCGTAATCCAGAAGTCATGGCTGCGTCGCTGAAAGCACAGCTGCTGGCCGATCTGGCCGATCTCGATGTGTTAAGTACGGAAGAGCTGAAAAATCGCCGTTACCAGCGACTGATGAGCTACGGTTACGCGTAA